A single region of the Cronobacter condimenti 1330 genome encodes:
- a CDS encoding AraC family transcriptional regulator, whose amino-acid sequence MNRDMVCRNIADEIRRLKENEKELGFLPPEVRLLYGTTPGARTPVIYQPGIIFLFSGYKTGYLNNKVFRYDPREYLLLTVPLPFECETFATPQEPLAGIRINIDLLQLQALVMEIGEDDHFRPAPCSCGINSGVLTDEILCAVERLLEVVEHPLDARILGKQLVREILYHVLKGPGGGALLALVSRQTHFSLISRALRRIETRYAETLTVEQLAAEANMSVSAFHHNFKAVTSTSPLQYLKTWRLQQARLLMLHNGMKASAAAMQVGYESASQFSREFKRYFGVTPGEDAARMRAMA is encoded by the coding sequence ATGAACCGCGATATGGTGTGTCGGAACATTGCCGATGAAATTAGAAGACTGAAAGAAAACGAAAAAGAGCTGGGTTTCCTGCCGCCTGAGGTGCGTCTTTTATACGGTACGACACCCGGCGCGCGTACGCCGGTTATCTACCAGCCCGGCATCATATTTCTCTTTTCCGGCTATAAAACGGGTTATCTCAATAACAAAGTATTCCGCTACGATCCGCGTGAATATCTGCTGCTGACGGTGCCGCTGCCGTTTGAGTGCGAAACCTTCGCCACGCCGCAGGAGCCGCTCGCGGGCATTCGCATTAATATCGATCTGTTGCAGCTTCAGGCGCTGGTGATGGAGATTGGCGAAGACGACCATTTTCGGCCTGCGCCTTGTTCGTGCGGAATTAATTCCGGCGTGCTGACCGATGAAATCCTCTGTGCCGTCGAACGGCTGCTTGAGGTAGTGGAGCACCCGCTGGATGCGCGCATACTCGGTAAACAGCTGGTGCGCGAAATTCTCTACCACGTGCTGAAAGGGCCGGGCGGTGGGGCGTTGCTGGCGCTGGTGAGCCGCCAGACGCATTTCAGCCTGATAAGCCGCGCGCTGCGGCGTATTGAAACGCGCTATGCCGAAACCCTGACGGTGGAGCAACTGGCGGCGGAAGCCAACATGAGCGTGTCAGCGTTTCACCATAATTTTAAAGCGGTGACGAGCACCTCTCCGTTGCAATATCTGAAAACCTGGCGGTTGCAGCAGGCGCGGTTATTGATGCTGCATAACGGCATGAAAGCCAGCGCGGCGGCAATGCAGGTAGGGTATGAGAGCGCGTCGCAGTTTAGTCGGGAGTTCAAACGTTATTTCGGGGTGACACCGGGAGAGGACGCCGCGCGGATGCGCGCAATGGCGTGA
- the exbB gene encoding tol-pal system-associated acyl-CoA thioesterase, with the protein MGNNLMQTDLSVWGMYQHADIVVKIVMIGLILASVVTWAIFFSKSVELAGHKRRLKREQQELAGARTLDDARNMAERFGAKSLSARLIDEAQNERELSAGSDDNEGIKERTGFRLERRVAAAGRHMGRGNGYLATIGAISPFVGLFGTVWGIMNSFIGIAQSQTTNLAVVAPGIAEALLATAIGLIAAIPAVVIYNIFARAIGSYKATLGDVAAQVLLLQSRDLDLEASSQAQPVRAAQKLRVG; encoded by the coding sequence GTGGGAAATAATTTGATGCAGACGGATCTTTCCGTCTGGGGCATGTATCAGCATGCCGACATCGTGGTGAAAATCGTCATGATTGGCCTTATCCTGGCGTCCGTCGTGACCTGGGCGATTTTCTTTAGCAAAAGCGTTGAGCTCGCAGGCCACAAGCGCCGCCTGAAACGCGAACAGCAAGAGCTGGCGGGCGCCCGCACGCTGGATGACGCGCGTAACATGGCTGAGCGTTTTGGGGCGAAAAGCCTGAGCGCGCGCCTGATTGATGAAGCGCAGAACGAGCGTGAACTCTCAGCAGGCAGCGATGATAACGAAGGCATTAAAGAGCGCACCGGTTTTCGACTTGAGCGTCGCGTCGCGGCGGCAGGGCGTCACATGGGGCGCGGCAACGGGTATCTCGCTACCATCGGCGCGATTTCGCCGTTTGTGGGCCTGTTCGGCACCGTGTGGGGCATTATGAACAGCTTTATCGGTATCGCCCAGTCGCAGACCACTAACCTTGCGGTCGTCGCGCCGGGGATCGCCGAAGCGCTGCTGGCGACGGCCATTGGTCTTATCGCCGCTATCCCGGCGGTCGTTATCTATAACATCTTCGCACGCGCCATCGGCAGCTACAAAGCGACGCTTGGCGATGTCGCAGCCCAGGTGCTGCTGCTGCAAAGCCGCGATCTGGATCTCGAGGCGAGCTCTCAGGCTCAGCCGGTACGTGCTGCTCAAAAACTGCGTGTAGGTTAA
- the metC gene encoding cystathionine beta-lyase — MTDKHIETTLIHAGRAKRYTLGAVNSVIQRASSLVFDSVEAKKQATAGRAQGELFYGRRGTLTHFSLQEAMCELEGGAGCALFPCGAAAVANTILAFVEQGDHVLVTQNAYEPTQDFCTKILAKLGVTTSWFDPLAGGDIARHIQPNTKVVFLESPGSITMEVHDVPAIVAAVRRTAPDAIIMMDNTWAAGILFKALDFGVDISIQAGTKYLVGHSDAMIGTAVANARCWDTLRENAYLMGQMVDADTAYVTSRGLRTLGVRLRAHHDSALHVAQWLAAHPQVARVNHPALPGSKGHEFWKRDFTGASGLFSFILHKRLSDAEYAHYLDNFTHFSMAYSWGGYESLILANQPEELAAIRPAGGVDFTGTLVRLHIGLENVEDLIADLDAGFRRIA; from the coding sequence ATGACCGACAAACACATCGAGACGACGCTTATCCATGCCGGGCGCGCAAAACGTTACACCCTGGGGGCGGTGAATAGCGTGATTCAGCGAGCGTCATCGCTGGTGTTTGACAGCGTCGAGGCGAAAAAACAGGCCACCGCGGGGCGCGCGCAGGGCGAACTGTTTTATGGCCGCCGCGGCACGCTGACGCACTTTTCGTTGCAGGAAGCGATGTGCGAACTGGAAGGCGGCGCGGGCTGCGCGCTGTTCCCGTGCGGCGCTGCCGCAGTCGCCAATACCATTCTGGCGTTTGTTGAACAGGGCGACCATGTGCTGGTGACCCAAAACGCCTACGAGCCGACGCAGGATTTCTGTACCAAAATCCTCGCTAAACTCGGCGTGACAACCAGCTGGTTTGATCCGCTCGCGGGTGGTGATATCGCCCGGCATATCCAGCCTAATACCAAAGTCGTGTTCCTGGAGTCGCCCGGTTCGATAACGATGGAAGTCCATGATGTGCCGGCCATCGTGGCGGCAGTACGCCGCACCGCGCCGGACGCCATCATTATGATGGATAACACCTGGGCTGCGGGCATTCTGTTTAAAGCGCTCGATTTCGGCGTGGATATTTCTATTCAGGCAGGCACCAAATATCTGGTCGGGCATTCCGATGCCATGATAGGCACCGCGGTCGCGAATGCGCGCTGCTGGGACACGCTCCGTGAAAACGCTTATCTGATGGGCCAGATGGTTGATGCCGATACCGCGTATGTCACCAGCCGCGGCCTGCGAACGCTGGGTGTACGTCTGCGCGCGCATCACGACAGCGCGCTGCACGTGGCGCAGTGGCTGGCGGCGCATCCGCAGGTGGCGCGCGTTAACCATCCGGCGCTGCCCGGCAGTAAAGGCCATGAATTCTGGAAGCGTGATTTCACCGGCGCGAGCGGCCTCTTTTCTTTTATTCTTCATAAGCGCCTGAGCGACGCTGAGTATGCGCACTATCTGGATAACTTCACCCATTTCAGCATGGCGTATTCCTGGGGCGGCTACGAATCCCTGATCCTCGCTAATCAGCCCGAAGAGCTGGCAGCTATCCGCCCGGCGGGCGGCGTCGACTTTACCGGCACGCTGGTGCGCCTGCATATCGGGCTTGAAAATGTCGAAGATTTAATCGCCGATCTGGACGCAGGCTTTCGCCGAATCGCCTGA
- the yghB gene encoding DedA family general envelope maintenance protein YghB has product MAVIQDIIAALWHHDFAALADPHVVGVVWCVMFATLFLENGLLPASFLPGDSLLLLAGAMIAQGVMDFVPTLVILTSAASLGCWLSYVQGRWLGNTRIVRGWLAQLPAKYHHRATCMFDRHGLLALLTGRFLAFVRTLLPTMAGISGLSNRRFQIFNWLSALIWVGVVTGLGYAISMIPFVKRHEDQVMTFLMILPIALLVMGLLGAIVVVVKKKTS; this is encoded by the coding sequence ATGGCTGTTATCCAGGATATTATCGCTGCGCTCTGGCATCACGATTTTGCCGCGCTGGCGGACCCGCATGTCGTTGGCGTTGTCTGGTGCGTGATGTTTGCCACGCTGTTTTTAGAAAACGGTTTGCTGCCGGCGTCGTTTCTGCCGGGCGACAGCCTGTTGTTGCTGGCGGGCGCAATGATAGCGCAGGGCGTGATGGATTTTGTCCCGACGCTTGTGATCCTCACCTCAGCGGCGAGCCTCGGTTGCTGGCTGAGCTACGTACAGGGGCGATGGCTTGGCAATACGCGTATTGTGCGCGGCTGGCTTGCGCAATTGCCGGCGAAATACCACCATCGCGCGACGTGCATGTTTGACCGTCACGGGCTGCTGGCGCTGCTGACCGGGCGTTTTCTGGCGTTTGTGCGCACGCTGCTGCCGACGATGGCGGGCATCTCCGGGCTGTCTAACCGCCGCTTCCAAATCTTTAACTGGCTGAGCGCCCTGATTTGGGTAGGCGTGGTCACCGGCCTTGGCTATGCCATCAGTATGATCCCGTTCGTTAAACGCCATGAGGATCAGGTCATGACGTTTCTCATGATCCTGCCTATCGCGCTGCTGGTCATGGGCCTGCTCGGCGCCATCGTGGTGGTAGTGAAGAAAAAAACAAGCTGA